In one window of Hevea brasiliensis isolate MT/VB/25A 57/8 chromosome 10, ASM3005281v1, whole genome shotgun sequence DNA:
- the LOC110660137 gene encoding uncharacterized protein LOC110660137, with the protein MDSGLSWADQWDYDNPDPPPQPESEKDKKNGKNGTKNNFGKKILSLKWIKDLRKKSQK; encoded by the coding sequence atgGATTCAGGGCTATCCTGGGCTGACCAATGGGACTATGACAATCCTGACCCTCCACCccagccagagtcagagaaagacaagAAGAACGGGAAGAATGGAACCAAGAACAACTTTGGGAAGAAGATACTGAGCCTTAAATGGATAAAAGATTTGCGCAAGAAATCTCAGAAATAA
- the LOC110660196 gene encoding F-box protein SKIP14: MALNFSHRPLFPGHLPDENLVSPMRIANGYLVDGIQDKVENYFDYGRDRTDRCGSQESVHKDILDLLPSDPFGMDISTTFTAITGWLEDLEVDYGGYGRDQVATSDGNYQLFAGLNFIWNNAMRFQAFPENMGFDNGLTAVGLGDGFLEKEVGNASGHGAFGLPCIVEDILSLGNELIANKDAGIVDKRIGESHEGIGVCSDGDAGSPHAAFAFALGYLGVRDLLVVEMVCKSLRSTVRNDPLLWRSIHIDQPLNDKITDDVLLQLTNVAQGNLQCLSLIECPRITDDGLKHVLQNNPRLIKLSVPGCTRLSIEGIVSSLKAFKTMGTQGVKHLRIGGLYGVTQKHFEELMLLLGTDKHMQQNAHKPHFYHRGNFYLSCEDDRTIDIEVCPRCQNLRLVYDCPAEGCQQKEHSTQACRACTLCILRCVQCGRCINDNEYVETFCLELLCSDCWKQVQKCQEKQDSKISAPKSPPLGESSCSLHLHG; the protein is encoded by the exons ATGGCCTTGAATTTTTCTCATCGACCCCTTTTCCCAGGGCATCTTCCTGATGAAAATTTGGTTTCACCAATGAGGATTGCGAATGGGTACCTTGTGGATGGTATACAGGACAAGGTTGAGAATTACTTTGATTATGGGAGGGATAGGACCGATAGGTGTGGCTCACAGGAGTCCGTGCATAAAGACATTCTTGATCTTTTGCCATCGGATCCCTTTGGCATGGACATAAGCACTACGTTTACTGCGATTACAGGTTGGCTTGAAGATTTGGAGGTGGACTATGGTGGGTATGGTAGGGATCAGGTTGCTACTAGTGATGGGAATTATCAGTTGTTTGCTGGGTTGAATTTTATTTGGAATAATGCAATGAGGTTCCAAGCATTCCCTGAGAATATGGGGTTTGATAATGGCTTGACTGCAGTTGGACTTGGTGATGGGTTTCTAGAGAAGGAAGTAGGGAATGCATCTGGCCATGGTGCTTTTGGTTTGCCTTGTATTGTGGAAGACATTTTGAGCTTAGGGAATGAATTAATTGCCAATAAAGATGCTGGTATTGTCGATAAGAGAATTGGAGAATCTCACGAGGGTATTGGTGTTTGCTCTGATGGAGATGCAGGATCTCCTCATGCAGCCTTTGCTTTTGCTCTTGGTTATCTTGGTGTGCGGGATCTTCTTGTTGTTGAAATGGTTTGCAAATCATTGCGATCTACTGTTCGAAATGACCCACTTTTATGGAGGAGCATTCACATAGATCAACCATTGAATGACAAGATCACTGATGATGTTCTTTTGCAATTAACTAATGTGGCTCAAGGTAATTTGCAATGCCTGAGCCTGATTGAGTGTCCAAGGATTACTGATGATGGGTTGAAGCATGTCCTTCAAAATAACCCTAGGCTAATCAAG CTGAGTGTGCCTGGATGTACAAGACTCAGCATTGAAGGCATTGTATCTAGCTTAAAGGCATTTAAGACTATGGGTACACAAGGAGTGAAGCATTTAAGGATTGGTGGGCTCTATGGAGTGACACAGAAGCATTTTGAAGAACTGATGCTCTTGTTGGGCACCGATAAGCACATGCAGCAGAATGCCCACAAACCACATTTTTATCACAGAGGAAACTTTTATCTGTCTTGTGAGGATGATCGCACTATTGATATTGAAGTGTGCCCAAGATGCCAGAACCTGAGGTTAGTATATGATTGCCCTGCAGAGGGTTGTCAGCAGAAAGAACATTCCACTCAAGCATGCAGGGCATGCACACTTTGTATCCTGCGGTGTGTTCAATGTGGCCGGTGTATTAATGACAATGAATATGTGGAAACATTCTGCCTTGAGTTGCTTTGTTCAGATTGTTGGAAGCAAGTCCAGAAATGCCAGGAGAAGCAAGATAGCAAGATTAGTGCACCCAAGTCTCCTCCTCTTGGTGAATCTAGCTGTAGTCTCCATCTTCATGGCTAG